The following coding sequences are from one Epilithonimonas vandammei window:
- a CDS encoding T9SS type A sorting domain-containing protein, translated as MKSYQLLSLIISCISSNAFGQKNLPSVDQQAAVPGNSLQDIVFRYDEAGNQIYRGGAVIIDQGKTQEIIENAKISEEDVFWKGIQIYPVPVKDVLTISWSEENDQLIESVSLYQHNSIAFLFEQKNYPNLARQVKVNMGSYYMGVYVVSFQLSDGRVVTRNIIKD; from the coding sequence ATGAAATCATATCAACTTTTATCGCTAATCATTAGCTGTATTTCTTCCAATGCTTTTGGGCAAAAAAATTTACCTTCCGTAGACCAACAGGCAGCAGTACCTGGAAATTCCCTTCAGGATATTGTTTTCCGGTATGATGAGGCGGGTAATCAAATATACAGGGGAGGTGCCGTTATTATAGATCAGGGAAAAACTCAGGAGATCATAGAGAACGCAAAAATCTCTGAGGAAGATGTCTTCTGGAAAGGGATACAGATTTATCCTGTACCGGTAAAGGATGTTCTTACCATCTCCTGGAGTGAGGAAAATGATCAACTGATAGAATCTGTAAGCCTTTACCAGCATAATTCGATTGCCTTTCTGTTCGAACAGAAAAACTACCCAAATCTTGCGAGGCAGGTCAAAGTCAATATGGGAAGCTACTACATGGGTGTCTATGTTGTGAGTTTTCAACTGAGTGATGGCAGGGTAGTGACCCGGAATATCATTAAGGACTAA